One part of the Leclercia sp. LSNIH1 genome encodes these proteins:
- a CDS encoding DUF5107 domain-containing protein encodes MSGAVKVWRETVALPTWTTGAEDTNPMFLEKRVYQGSSGAVYPYGVTDTLTGVRETRNYQAVWMENDFIRIMLLPELGGRIHRAYDKVQQRDFVYYNEVVKPALVGLLGPWISGGIEFNWPQHHRPTTFMPVDVTIQEQDNGAQTVWLGEAEPMRGLQVMTGFTLYPDRALIEIAGKVFNGNATPRHFLWWANPAVKGGDDHQSVFPPDVTAVFDHGKRAVSAFPIATGTYYKVDYSAGVDISRYKNVPVPTSYMAEKSDYDFVGAYHHGERGGLLHVADHHVSPGKKQWTWGHDDFGRAWDRNLTDENGPYIELMTGVFTDNQPDFTWLAPYEEKIFVQNFLPYSELGQVHNANTQLALKLERREQQLHLGLYAIAPLHDVRLELTADEKPVWETHLTLMPGESWQQALPDTLPQRLTLRVKEASGRTLLHYQEHIPQETPLPDPATAPAMPEEISNSDELYFIGQHLEQYNHASRYAEDYYRRALALDANDYRNNVALGTLALNRADWALAQRCAEAALVRAHRLNKNPRDGEASQLLATALERQGQDDAAWDHYYKASWSGNCRDAAFLSLARLAMKRGNAADALEKVDISLSTNASNNLAMGLKALALAEVQGEGAALDYIQRCLQTHPLSYALHYARWAISRDDAACDQLLQVTGRRGANACLLAGWLISMGMRDAAREMLDLLDSQETLPQLWRAALSDDPATRARYIAAARRCEANRVRFPNALDEVQMLQTLHDDPYACYLLGCFWYSKRRYDDAVKCWQTTLAQEPEFAPAHRLLGIYAWNKQHNLALAEQCLQRAVALEPDNPRFLFELDYLNKLTGQPVGKRLAMLTERERVALKRDDLTAELLSLWNGSGRYDAAAQVLQERQFHPWEGGEGKVTGQYLLNQQHRALQHISRGEFQEAMALLQAALHYPHNLGEGRLPGQTDNDIWYLLGYCHTQSGAHADAQRCFARAAQGGSTLDAGRYYNDQPADYLFWQGMALRQLGDPAAAERHFQGFLAWVQAHRDDLPEADFFAVSLPDLVVLDTPAGHQHQQHCLFIEALGYAGLGELAACKRLLGNLLALNPAHDKAHLFQHAQATGIFH; translated from the coding sequence ATGTCTGGAGCAGTGAAGGTCTGGCGGGAGACCGTGGCATTACCGACGTGGACCACCGGCGCAGAAGATACCAACCCGATGTTCCTGGAAAAGCGCGTCTATCAGGGCTCCTCTGGCGCGGTCTATCCCTACGGCGTGACCGATACCCTGACCGGCGTTCGCGAAACCCGTAATTACCAGGCCGTCTGGATGGAAAACGACTTCATCCGCATTATGCTGCTGCCGGAGCTGGGGGGACGTATTCATCGCGCGTATGACAAAGTCCAGCAGCGTGATTTCGTTTACTACAACGAAGTGGTGAAACCGGCGCTGGTGGGGCTGCTGGGACCGTGGATCTCCGGCGGCATCGAATTTAACTGGCCGCAGCACCACCGCCCAACCACCTTTATGCCTGTCGACGTCACCATTCAGGAGCAGGATAACGGGGCGCAAACCGTCTGGCTGGGCGAGGCCGAGCCGATGCGCGGCCTGCAGGTGATGACCGGGTTTACCCTTTACCCGGACCGGGCGTTGATTGAGATCGCCGGCAAAGTCTTCAACGGCAATGCCACGCCGCGCCACTTCCTGTGGTGGGCAAATCCGGCGGTGAAGGGTGGGGACGATCACCAGAGCGTCTTCCCGCCGGACGTCACGGCGGTATTTGACCATGGCAAGCGCGCCGTCTCCGCCTTCCCGATCGCCACCGGCACCTACTATAAAGTCGATTACTCGGCGGGCGTGGATATCTCCCGCTACAAAAACGTGCCGGTGCCAACCTCCTACATGGCGGAAAAATCGGACTACGATTTCGTCGGGGCATACCACCACGGCGAGCGCGGCGGCTTGCTGCACGTGGCCGACCACCATGTGTCGCCGGGGAAAAAGCAGTGGACCTGGGGTCATGACGATTTTGGCCGTGCCTGGGATCGCAATCTGACCGATGAAAACGGCCCCTATATCGAGCTGATGACCGGGGTGTTTACCGATAACCAGCCCGATTTCACCTGGCTTGCACCCTACGAAGAGAAGATCTTCGTGCAGAACTTCCTGCCCTATAGCGAACTGGGACAGGTGCATAACGCCAACACGCAGCTGGCGCTTAAGCTGGAACGGCGTGAGCAGCAGCTTCACCTCGGCCTCTACGCCATCGCACCGCTGCATGATGTGCGGCTCGAGCTGACCGCCGACGAAAAACCGGTCTGGGAGACGCACCTGACCCTGATGCCGGGCGAAAGCTGGCAGCAGGCGCTGCCGGATACCTTGCCGCAGCGCTTAACGCTGAGGGTGAAAGAGGCCTCGGGCCGCACGCTGCTCCACTACCAGGAGCATATCCCGCAGGAGACGCCGCTGCCGGATCCGGCTACCGCGCCCGCCATGCCGGAAGAGATCAGCAACAGCGATGAACTCTATTTTATCGGGCAGCATCTGGAGCAGTACAACCATGCCAGCCGCTATGCGGAAGATTACTATCGCCGGGCGCTGGCGCTGGATGCTAACGACTATCGCAATAACGTGGCGCTGGGCACGCTGGCGCTCAACCGTGCCGACTGGGCGCTGGCGCAACGCTGCGCCGAAGCCGCGCTGGTTCGCGCCCATCGTCTGAATAAAAACCCCCGCGACGGCGAAGCCAGCCAGCTGCTGGCGACGGCCCTGGAGCGGCAGGGGCAGGACGACGCCGCATGGGATCACTACTACAAAGCCTCGTGGAGCGGAAACTGCCGTGATGCGGCTTTCTTATCCCTGGCGCGGCTGGCGATGAAGCGCGGCAACGCGGCTGATGCGCTGGAAAAAGTTGATATCAGCCTTAGCACCAACGCCAGCAACAACCTGGCGATGGGGCTGAAAGCCCTCGCGCTGGCAGAGGTGCAGGGCGAAGGCGCAGCGCTGGACTACATTCAGCGCTGCCTGCAAACCCATCCTCTGAGCTACGCCCTGCACTATGCCCGCTGGGCAATCAGCCGGGATGATGCTGCCTGTGACCAGCTGTTGCAGGTGACTGGTCGTCGAGGGGCCAATGCCTGCCTGCTGGCGGGCTGGTTAATCTCGATGGGCATGCGCGACGCCGCCCGCGAGATGCTGGATCTGCTCGACAGCCAGGAGACGTTGCCCCAGTTGTGGCGGGCCGCCTTAAGCGACGATCCTGCTACCCGTGCCCGCTATATTGCCGCGGCGCGGCGCTGCGAGGCCAACCGGGTACGTTTCCCGAATGCTCTTGATGAAGTGCAAATGCTGCAAACCCTGCACGACGACCCGTATGCCTGCTATCTGCTGGGCTGCTTCTGGTACAGCAAACGCCGCTATGACGATGCGGTGAAATGCTGGCAGACCACGCTGGCGCAGGAGCCGGAGTTTGCCCCTGCGCACCGCCTGCTTGGGATCTACGCCTGGAATAAACAGCACAACCTGGCGCTGGCGGAGCAGTGTCTGCAGCGCGCCGTGGCCCTGGAGCCGGACAATCCGCGTTTCCTGTTTGAGCTTGATTATCTCAATAAGCTCACCGGGCAGCCGGTGGGGAAACGCCTCGCCATGCTCACCGAGCGGGAGCGCGTGGCGCTGAAGCGCGATGACCTCACCGCAGAACTCCTGAGTCTGTGGAACGGTTCCGGGCGCTACGATGCTGCGGCGCAGGTACTTCAGGAGCGGCAGTTCCATCCGTGGGAAGGGGGTGAAGGCAAAGTGACCGGGCAGTATCTGCTGAACCAGCAGCATCGTGCCCTGCAGCACATAAGCCGCGGGGAATTCCAGGAGGCGATGGCTCTGCTGCAGGCGGCATTGCACTATCCACACAATCTGGGGGAGGGGCGTCTGCCGGGGCAAACCGATAACGATATCTGGTATCTGCTGGGGTACTGCCATACGCAAAGTGGCGCACATGCCGACGCGCAACGCTGTTTTGCCCGGGCGGCACAGGGCGGCTCCACTCTCGATGCCGGACGCTACTACAACGATCAGCCAGCGGACTATCTGTTCTGGCAGGGAATGGCGCTGCGCCAGTTGGGCGATCCCGCCGCGGCGGAGCGCCACTTCCAGGGATTCCTGGCGTGGGTGCAGGCCCATCGTGACGACCTGCCCGAAGCGGATTTCTTTGCAGTTTCGCTCCCGGATCTGGTGGTACTGGATACGCCAGCGGGTCATCAGCACCAGCAGCATTGCCTGTTCATTGAGGCGCTGGGCTATGCAGGGCTGGGCGAGCTCGCGGCCTGCAAACGCCTGTTGGGGAACTTACTGGCGCTGAACCCGGCCCATGACAAAGCGCATCTGTTTCAGCATGCGCAGGCCACGGGCATTTTCCATTAA
- a CDS encoding ROK family protein, which translates to MQLSGLNNHRVRQHNRRTIMSLVWRYKRLSKSQLAQHTGLSIPAVSKILDELVADKKLGHSSENLSTRGMNSGHYQIPDAGPLILCMNVSPTSIESQLIDARMSPLGEFRWTDVNAQTPEALLQAIENLWQQQRKQWPGQRINLALGIHGQVDTATGVSQMMPQAPWKKPVEIKYLLEEKLGITVKVDNDCVMLALAEKWQNPANRDDFCVINVDYGIGSSFVINGQVYRGTLNGSGQIGHTIFDRDGVACACGRYGCLETVASLSALKKQARLWLKSQPGTLGLDPDSLTSLQLIEAWRQGNAPIQRWADEAANAIGLTLYNLLNILNINQIWFYGRSCAFGERWLQTINRQIGFTPFDHGDAVRNRQTEIAFGGLTRQQQIIGIGFLFVEDALAEG; encoded by the coding sequence ATGCAGCTATCCGGTCTGAACAATCACAGGGTACGACAGCATAACCGCCGCACGATCATGTCCCTGGTCTGGCGCTACAAGCGCCTGAGTAAATCCCAGCTGGCCCAGCACACCGGGCTCTCTATTCCGGCGGTAAGCAAGATCCTGGATGAGCTGGTGGCGGACAAAAAGCTTGGGCATTCCAGTGAAAACCTCAGCACCCGGGGAATGAACAGCGGCCATTATCAGATCCCGGATGCGGGGCCATTAATACTCTGCATGAATGTCAGCCCCACCAGCATTGAGAGCCAGCTTATCGACGCCCGTATGTCGCCGTTAGGCGAGTTTCGCTGGACTGACGTGAACGCACAGACGCCCGAAGCGTTGTTACAGGCCATTGAGAACCTGTGGCAGCAGCAGCGCAAACAGTGGCCGGGGCAGCGCATTAATCTGGCGCTGGGGATCCACGGCCAGGTCGATACCGCCACCGGGGTATCGCAGATGATGCCCCAGGCGCCGTGGAAAAAACCGGTTGAGATTAAGTATCTGCTGGAAGAAAAACTGGGCATCACGGTGAAGGTGGATAACGACTGTGTGATGCTGGCGCTGGCAGAGAAGTGGCAAAACCCGGCCAACCGCGACGATTTTTGCGTGATTAACGTCGATTACGGTATCGGATCCTCGTTTGTGATTAATGGCCAGGTCTATCGCGGGACGCTTAACGGCAGCGGGCAAATTGGCCACACCATTTTCGATCGCGACGGCGTAGCCTGCGCCTGCGGACGCTACGGCTGTCTGGAGACGGTCGCCTCCCTCTCAGCCCTTAAAAAACAGGCGCGTTTATGGCTGAAATCCCAGCCCGGCACCCTCGGGCTTGATCCGGACAGCCTCACCAGTCTGCAGCTGATTGAGGCCTGGCGTCAGGGGAATGCTCCAATTCAGCGCTGGGCTGACGAGGCCGCCAACGCTATCGGACTGACGCTCTACAACCTGCTCAATATCCTTAATATCAACCAAATCTGGTTCTATGGCCGCAGCTGCGCCTTTGGCGAACGCTGGCTGCAGACCATCAATCGCCAGATTGGATTTACCCCCTTCGATCACGGCGATGCGGTGCGTAACCGGCAAACGGAAATCGCCTTTGGCGGCTTAACCCGGCAGCAGCAGATTATCGGCATTGGCTTTCTGTTCGTGGAGGACGCGCTGGCGGAAGGCTAG
- a CDS encoding DoxX family protein: protein MNTLRYFDFGQSRALILLIARLALILLFIIFGVPKMFGFDGTVQYMVKLGAPMPMLAAIVAVIMEVPAAILIVLGFFTRPLAVLFVFYTLGTALIGHHYWDMSGDAVMPNMINFFKNISIAGGFLLLAVAGPGAISIDRR from the coding sequence ATGAACACACTACGGTATTTCGATTTTGGTCAGTCCCGGGCGCTGATCCTGTTGATTGCCCGTCTCGCCCTTATCCTTCTGTTCATTATTTTCGGCGTGCCTAAAATGTTCGGTTTTGACGGCACGGTGCAGTATATGGTGAAGCTGGGCGCCCCGATGCCGATGCTGGCGGCCATTGTGGCGGTGATCATGGAAGTGCCCGCCGCCATTCTCATCGTGCTCGGCTTTTTTACTCGCCCGCTGGCGGTCCTGTTTGTCTTTTATACGCTGGGAACGGCGTTGATTGGGCACCACTACTGGGATATGAGTGGCGATGCGGTAATGCCGAACATGATTAACTTCTTCAAGAACATCAGCATCGCTGGCGGATTCCTGCTGCTGGCGGTGGCCGGGCCGGGCGCTATCTCCATCGACCGGCGTTAG
- the glyA gene encoding serine hydroxymethyltransferase: MLKREMNIADYDAELWQAMEQEKVRQEEHIELIASENYTSPRVMQAQGSQLTNKYAEGYPGKRYYGGCEYVDVVEQLAIDRAKELFGADYANVQPHSGSQANFAVYTALLQPGDTVLGMNLAQGGHLTHGSPVNFSGKLYNIIPYGIDESGKIDYADMEKQAKEHKPKMIIGGFSAYSGVVDWAKMREIADSIGAYLFVDMAHVAGLIAAGVYPNPVPHAHVVTTTTHKTLAGPRGGLILAKGGDEELYKKLNSAVFPSAQGGPLMHVIAAKAVALKEAMEPEFKVYQQQVAKNAKAMVEVFLNRGYKVVSGGTENHLFLLDLVDKNLTGKEADAALGRANITVNKNSVPNDPKSPFVTSGIRIGSPAVTRRGFKEAEVKELAGWMCDVLDNINDEAVIERVKAKVLEICARFPVYA, translated from the coding sequence ATGTTAAAGCGTGAAATGAACATTGCCGATTATGATGCCGAACTGTGGCAGGCTATGGAGCAGGAAAAAGTACGTCAGGAAGAGCACATCGAACTGATCGCCTCCGAAAACTACACCAGCCCGCGCGTGATGCAGGCGCAGGGCTCTCAGCTGACCAACAAATATGCTGAAGGTTACCCGGGCAAGCGCTACTACGGCGGTTGCGAGTATGTCGATGTGGTTGAACAGCTGGCAATCGACCGTGCAAAAGAGCTGTTTGGCGCTGACTACGCTAACGTGCAGCCGCACTCTGGCTCTCAGGCTAACTTCGCTGTCTATACCGCACTGCTGCAGCCGGGCGATACCGTACTGGGTATGAACCTGGCGCAGGGCGGCCACCTGACTCACGGCTCCCCGGTTAACTTCTCCGGCAAACTGTACAACATCATCCCTTACGGTATCGATGAGTCCGGTAAAATTGACTACGCCGACATGGAGAAGCAGGCCAAAGAGCACAAACCGAAGATGATCATCGGTGGTTTCTCTGCCTACTCCGGTGTTGTTGACTGGGCAAAAATGCGTGAAATCGCAGACAGCATCGGCGCATACCTGTTCGTCGATATGGCACACGTTGCCGGTCTGATCGCCGCAGGCGTCTACCCGAACCCGGTTCCACACGCACACGTTGTCACCACCACTACCCACAAAACCCTGGCCGGTCCGCGCGGCGGCCTGATCCTGGCGAAGGGCGGTGACGAAGAGCTGTACAAAAAACTGAACTCTGCTGTCTTCCCAAGCGCGCAGGGCGGCCCGCTGATGCACGTTATCGCGGCAAAAGCCGTGGCGCTGAAAGAGGCGATGGAGCCAGAGTTCAAGGTTTACCAGCAGCAGGTTGCTAAGAACGCCAAAGCGATGGTGGAAGTCTTCCTGAACCGCGGTTACAAAGTGGTCTCCGGCGGGACTGAAAACCACCTGTTCCTGCTGGATCTGGTTGATAAAAACCTGACCGGTAAAGAAGCTGACGCTGCCCTGGGCCGCGCCAACATCACCGTTAACAAAAACAGCGTACCAAACGATCCGAAGAGCCCGTTTGTGACCTCCGGTATCCGTATCGGTTCTCCGGCTGTCACTCGCCGCGGCTTTAAAGAAGCGGAAGTGAAAGAGCTGGCGGGCTGGATGTGCGACGTGCTGGACAACATCAACGACGAAGCGGTTATCGAACGCGTGAAAGCGAAAGTGCTGGAGATCTGCGCCCGCTTCCCGGTTTACGCATAA
- the hmpA gene encoding NO-inducible flavohemoprotein — MLDAQTIATVKATIPLLVETGPKLTAHFYDRMFAHNPELKEIFNMSNQRNGDQREALFNAIAAYASNIENLPALLPAVEKIAQKHTSFQIKPEQYNIVGTHLLATLDEMFSPGQEVLDAWGKAYGVLANVFINREAQIYSENASKTGGWEGTRAFRIVEKTPRSQLITSFEFEPVDGQPVADYQPGQYLGVWLKPEGFPHQEIRQYSLTRKPNGKSYRIAVKREEGGQVSTWLHNEARVGDVVHLAAPAGDFFMAVESNTPVTLISAGVGQTPMLAMLDTLAKAQHKAQVNWFHAAENGEVHAFSDEVKSLAAGLPHFTAHTWYRLPSDDDRAAARFDSEGLMALSEHKEQFHAPEMQFYVCGPVAFMQYAAAQLLELGVNKENIHYECFGPHKVL, encoded by the coding sequence ATGTTAGATGCCCAAACCATCGCTACCGTAAAAGCCACGATTCCCCTGCTGGTCGAAACGGGTCCTAAACTTACCGCCCATTTTTACGATCGTATGTTCGCGCACAACCCGGAGCTCAAAGAGATTTTTAACATGAGCAACCAGCGTAATGGCGATCAGCGCGAAGCGTTATTCAACGCCATTGCCGCCTACGCCAGCAACATCGAGAACCTGCCGGCCCTGCTGCCAGCAGTGGAAAAAATCGCTCAGAAACATACCAGCTTCCAGATCAAACCTGAGCAGTACAACATTGTTGGCACCCACCTGCTGGCGACCCTGGACGAAATGTTCAGCCCGGGCCAGGAGGTGCTGGACGCCTGGGGCAAAGCCTACGGCGTGCTGGCGAACGTCTTTATCAACCGTGAAGCGCAGATCTACAGCGAAAACGCCAGTAAGACCGGCGGATGGGAAGGTACCCGTGCCTTCCGTATCGTGGAAAAAACCCCGCGCAGCCAGCTTATCACCAGCTTTGAATTTGAACCCGTCGACGGCCAGCCGGTTGCCGATTACCAGCCAGGCCAGTACCTGGGCGTGTGGCTGAAGCCTGAAGGCTTCCCGCATCAGGAGATCCGCCAGTACTCTCTGACCCGCAAGCCAAACGGCAAAAGCTATCGCATTGCGGTAAAACGCGAGGAAGGCGGTCAGGTTTCGACATGGCTGCATAACGAAGCCCGCGTGGGTGATGTGGTGCATCTGGCCGCCCCTGCGGGCGACTTCTTTATGGCTGTTGAAAGCAATACCCCGGTGACGCTGATCTCCGCCGGTGTCGGTCAGACTCCGATGCTGGCGATGCTGGACACCCTGGCGAAGGCGCAGCATAAGGCGCAGGTGAACTGGTTCCACGCCGCAGAGAATGGCGAAGTGCATGCGTTTTCTGATGAAGTGAAAAGCCTGGCTGCCGGCCTGCCGCACTTTACCGCTCATACCTGGTATCGCCTGCCGTCGGATGACGACCGTGCCGCTGCCCGCTTCGACAGCGAAGGCCTGATGGCGTTAAGCGAGCATAAAGAGCAGTTCCACGCCCCGGAGATGCAGTTCTACGTCTGTGGCCCGGTGGCCTTTATGCAGTATGCCGCCGCGCAGCTCCTTGAGCTGGGGGTGAATAAAGAGAACATTCACTACGAATGCTTCGGCCCGCATAAGGTGCTGTAA
- the glnB gene encoding nitrogen regulatory protein P-II encodes MKKIDAIIKPFKLDDVREALAEVGITGMTVTEVKGFGRQKGHTELYRGAEYMVDFLPKVKIEIVVSDDIVDTCVDTIIRTAQTGKIGDGKIFVFDVARVIRIRTGEEDDAAI; translated from the coding sequence ATGAAAAAGATTGATGCGATTATTAAACCTTTCAAACTGGATGATGTGCGCGAAGCGCTGGCAGAAGTCGGCATTACCGGCATGACGGTGACAGAGGTGAAAGGCTTTGGTCGTCAGAAGGGCCACACCGAACTCTACCGTGGCGCAGAATACATGGTCGATTTCCTGCCAAAGGTGAAGATTGAGATCGTGGTGTCGGATGACATCGTGGATACCTGCGTGGATACCATTATCCGCACCGCACAGACCGGCAAAATTGGTGATGGCAAAATCTTCGTCTTTGACGTGGCGCGCGTGATCCGTATCCGTACCGGCGAAGAAGACGACGCAGCGATTTAA
- the glrR gene encoding two-component system response regulator GlrR has product MTSRKPAHLLLVDDDPGLLKLLGMRLVSEGYSIVTAESGQEGLKVLGREKIDLVISDLRMDEMDGMQLFTEIQKLQPGMPVIILTAHGSIPDAVAATQQGVFSFLTKPVDKDALYKAIDDALEHAAPSGDETWREAIVTRSPIMLRLLEQARMVAQSDVSVLINGQSGTGKEILAQAIHNASPRGKNAFIAINCGALPEQLLESELFGHARGAFTGAVSSREGLFQAAEGGTLFLDEIGDMPAPLQVKLLRVLQERKVRPLGSNRDIDINVRIISATHRDLPKAMARNEFREDLFYRLNVVNLKIPALAERAEDIPLLATQLLRQAAERHKPFVRAFSTDAMKRLMTASWPGNVRQLVNVIEQCVALTSSPVISDALVEQALEGENTALPTFVEARNQFELNYLRKLLQITKGNVTHAARMAGRNRTEFYKLLSRHELEANDFKE; this is encoded by the coding sequence ATGACAAGCCGAAAACCTGCGCATCTTTTGCTGGTGGATGACGATCCCGGTTTGCTGAAGCTGCTGGGGATGCGTCTGGTGAGCGAGGGTTATAGCATCGTGACCGCCGAAAGTGGTCAGGAGGGGCTGAAAGTGTTGGGCCGCGAGAAGATCGATCTGGTGATAAGCGATCTGCGGATGGACGAAATGGACGGCATGCAGCTCTTCACCGAGATCCAGAAGCTCCAGCCCGGCATGCCGGTGATTATTCTTACCGCCCACGGCTCCATCCCCGATGCTGTGGCCGCCACCCAGCAGGGGGTCTTTAGCTTCCTCACCAAGCCGGTGGATAAAGACGCGCTTTACAAAGCGATTGATGATGCCCTGGAACACGCCGCCCCCTCCGGCGACGAAACGTGGCGGGAGGCGATCGTCACCCGCAGCCCGATTATGCTGCGTCTGCTGGAGCAGGCGCGCATGGTGGCGCAGTCCGATGTCAGCGTGCTGATTAACGGCCAGAGCGGCACCGGGAAAGAGATCCTCGCCCAGGCCATTCACAACGCCAGCCCGCGCGGCAAAAACGCCTTTATCGCCATTAACTGCGGGGCGCTGCCCGAGCAGCTGCTGGAGTCCGAGCTCTTTGGACACGCGCGCGGCGCCTTCACCGGCGCGGTCAGCAGCCGGGAAGGGCTCTTCCAGGCGGCGGAAGGCGGCACGCTGTTCCTCGATGAAATTGGCGACATGCCGGCGCCCTTGCAGGTAAAACTGCTGCGCGTGTTGCAGGAGCGCAAGGTCAGACCGCTCGGCAGTAACCGCGATATCGACATCAACGTGCGCATCATCTCCGCGACCCACCGGGATCTGCCCAAGGCGATGGCGCGCAACGAGTTTCGTGAAGACCTCTTCTACCGTCTCAACGTTGTTAACCTGAAGATCCCTGCGCTGGCGGAGCGGGCAGAAGATATTCCGCTGCTCGCTACTCAGCTGCTGCGCCAGGCCGCGGAGCGGCACAAGCCGTTTGTCCGTGCATTTTCCACCGACGCCATGAAGCGGCTGATGACCGCCAGCTGGCCCGGTAACGTGCGTCAGCTGGTGAACGTGATTGAGCAGTGCGTGGCGCTCACCTCCTCGCCGGTGATCAGCGATGCGCTGGTGGAGCAGGCGCTGGAGGGCGAAAACACCGCCCTGCCGACCTTCGTTGAAGCCCGCAACCAGTTTGAGCTTAACTATCTGCGTAAGTTACTGCAGATCACCAAAGGCAACGTCACCCATGCGGCGCGCATGGCTGGGCGTAACCGCACCGAGTTTTATAAACTGCTCTCGCGCCATGAGCTGGAAGCAAACGATTTTAAAGAGTGA
- the qseG gene encoding two-component system QseEF-associated lipoprotein QseG: MNLNLVSMSHVFSRAINAVFSGHSLFLSLPCLLLAGCVTSTPTSAISDKQGEKLPEHQLADFLSTDCNNIWQLHGQETDSNPLYWLRGMDCADRLSPAAARAEARGWDDDTWQESFKRGILLANAKINPVERRQLTTRLDALSPQIPAQVRPLYQLWRHGQVLQLQLAEERFRYGKLQQTTDGELDTLRQQQQYLRAQLDTTTRKLENLTDIERQLSTRKPVSNYLPDAPKSAASPAGTEGDATEPKSDAPKQEDVKP; this comes from the coding sequence ATGAATCTAAATCTGGTGAGTATGTCACACGTCTTTTCCCGCGCCATTAACGCGGTATTTTCCGGTCACTCTCTCTTTCTGAGCCTTCCCTGCCTGCTGCTGGCCGGGTGCGTCACCAGTACGCCGACCAGTGCCATCAGCGACAAGCAGGGTGAAAAATTGCCTGAGCATCAGCTGGCGGACTTCCTGTCTACCGACTGCAATAATATCTGGCAGCTGCATGGTCAGGAGACCGACAGCAACCCGCTTTACTGGCTGCGCGGCATGGACTGCGCAGATCGCCTCTCACCCGCCGCCGCGCGGGCAGAGGCGAGGGGATGGGACGATGATACCTGGCAGGAGAGTTTTAAGCGCGGGATCCTGCTGGCCAATGCCAAAATTAATCCCGTGGAGCGACGCCAGTTGACCACCCGGCTGGATGCGCTGAGCCCGCAGATCCCGGCCCAGGTGCGCCCGCTGTATCAGCTGTGGCGACACGGTCAGGTGCTGCAACTGCAGCTGGCAGAGGAGCGTTTCCGCTACGGTAAGCTGCAGCAGACCACCGACGGTGAACTGGATACCCTGCGCCAGCAGCAGCAATACCTGCGGGCGCAGCTGGACACCACAACCCGCAAGCTGGAAAACCTGACCGATATTGAACGGCAGCTCTCCACCCGTAAGCCGGTCAGTAACTATCTGCCGGACGCGCCGAAGAGTGCCGCGTCGCCCGCCGGCACCGAGGGTGATGCGACAGAGCCGAAAAGCGATGCCCCGAAACAGGAGGACGTAAAGCCATGA